The following proteins are co-located in the Acidicapsa acidisoli genome:
- a CDS encoding NAD(P)-dependent alcohol dehydrogenase, which yields MNAIVFTQYGPPDLLRFRQIRTPVPADNEVLIKICTASANPLDWRIMRADPFFVRLFMGLFKPKSQFLGSDFAGRVEAVGKDVRQFRPGDEVFGAKGFQGGAFAEYVCAPEDQLAMKSASVSFEDAASMPVAAITALQGLRDKGQIRKGQKVLVDGASGGVGTFAVQIAKSFGAEVTAVCSTAKMDTALSIGADYVIDYTQEDFTRNGKRYDLILAANAFHSIFDYRRALSADGICVKAGGKPSFQGVFLDMFVAPVLNLLGSKKTCGVFAKMNQSDLRILTEMLETGTVVPIIDRRYPLCDTAEALRYLEEGHARGKVLITVDDCIGI from the coding sequence ATGAATGCGATCGTATTCACGCAATACGGGCCACCGGATCTGCTGCGCTTCCGGCAGATACGCACCCCCGTCCCTGCGGACAATGAGGTTCTGATAAAGATTTGCACGGCTTCTGCCAATCCTCTGGACTGGCGCATTATGAGGGCCGATCCATTCTTCGTGCGCCTTTTTATGGGTCTGTTCAAGCCTAAGAGCCAATTTCTCGGTTCGGATTTCGCGGGGCGCGTAGAAGCGGTCGGCAAAGATGTAAGGCAGTTCCGGCCCGGCGACGAGGTCTTCGGAGCCAAGGGCTTTCAGGGCGGTGCATTTGCCGAATATGTCTGCGCTCCGGAAGACCAACTTGCCATGAAGTCAGCCAGTGTTTCTTTTGAAGACGCGGCTTCAATGCCGGTGGCCGCCATCACCGCCCTGCAGGGGCTTCGGGATAAGGGGCAGATCAGAAAAGGACAAAAGGTTCTGGTGGATGGAGCTTCTGGAGGCGTTGGGACGTTTGCCGTCCAGATCGCCAAATCATTTGGGGCTGAAGTCACAGCGGTATGCAGCACAGCGAAGATGGATACCGCATTGTCGATTGGCGCGGACTACGTGATCGACTACACGCAAGAAGACTTTACGCGGAACGGAAAACGTTACGATCTGATACTTGCGGCGAACGCGTTTCATTCGATTTTCGACTACAGGCGCGCGTTGAGTGCGGATGGGATCTGTGTCAAGGCCGGAGGCAAGCCGAGTTTTCAGGGTGTGTTCCTGGATATGTTTGTGGCGCCTGTCCTCAACCTGCTGGGGAGCAAGAAAACGTGCGGTGTCTTCGCAAAGATGAACCAGAGCGATCTGAGGATTCTGACCGAGATGCTCGAAACGGGAACGGTCGTTCCCATTATCGATCGACGTTACCCTCTATGCGACACGGCCGAGGCTCTTCGGTATCTGGAAGAAGGCCATGCGCGCGGAAAGGTTCTTATTACTGTGGATGACTGCATCGGTATTTAG
- a CDS encoding S9 family peptidase yields the protein MLRIVSRRVLMVALNLCLVPGSLACAQSPATGGFTLPQVLSAPFPTELRSAPALGRISWLSNTEGRRNLWIAEQLQGKFSARQLTHYSADDGVDLGEVAWSPDAQQIAYVRGGDFEAPAKPGANPALLPEGIDQNIWLISLKSGAATEPVKIAAGRSPVFTHAGDALIYLSSGQLWSVQLASDTKPGKSKAAPATAEQPKPGQLLHTRGNIGSLRLSPDGSLLAFVSKRDDHSFIGVYDLRAKSLIYLDPSTDDDIAPAWSPESDQIAYIRTATGNDDYEFAPSRTAALPWSIRIADPKTGRSRELWKAAAGQGSVFRPLASSDQLFWTAGNRIVFPSELDGWLHLYALPVSGGIPALATPSEFEVEHVALSEDRKTLVYSSNQDDIDRRHIWKLSLSDSNPDSGIAKPIAITSGDGIEVEPVVASDDKTVFLLRSDARLPLRVASVTESGTLADLDPQAIPKDFPASQLVVPQQVILSSADGMMIHGQLFLPPAGSEGKHPALVFFHGGSRRQMLLGWHYMQYYNNSYGMNQYLASKGYVVLSVNYRSGIGYGLNFREALNYGAAGASEFNDVLGAGLYLRSRSDVDPARIGSWGGSYGGYLTALALARASDLFAAGVDFHGVHDWNIELGNWNTAFDPNADPNRARVAYESSPVASVSTWRSPVLLIHGDDDRNVQFSQTPKLAGMLRKQNVHIEELIFPDEIHDFLLHRDWLKAYDAETDFFARYLKP from the coding sequence TTGCTTCGAATTGTGTCCCGCCGCGTTTTGATGGTTGCCCTCAACCTCTGTCTCGTTCCCGGATCTTTGGCTTGCGCACAGAGTCCCGCCACCGGCGGCTTTACTTTGCCGCAGGTTCTCAGCGCACCCTTCCCTACGGAATTGCGTTCTGCGCCCGCTCTCGGACGGATCAGCTGGCTCTCCAATACGGAAGGCCGACGCAATCTGTGGATCGCGGAGCAGCTTCAAGGCAAGTTCAGCGCGCGCCAGCTTACGCATTACTCCGCCGACGACGGCGTCGACCTGGGCGAAGTGGCATGGTCGCCCGACGCGCAGCAGATCGCCTACGTTCGCGGCGGCGACTTTGAAGCGCCCGCAAAGCCCGGCGCAAACCCCGCGCTGTTGCCCGAGGGGATCGACCAGAACATCTGGCTCATTTCCCTGAAATCCGGCGCTGCAACCGAGCCAGTCAAGATCGCCGCCGGGCGTTCTCCTGTTTTTACTCACGCAGGCGACGCCCTGATCTATCTCTCCAGCGGTCAGCTCTGGAGCGTCCAGCTCGCATCGGACACGAAACCGGGCAAATCCAAAGCAGCGCCAGCCACAGCCGAACAGCCAAAGCCAGGGCAGTTGCTGCACACGCGCGGCAACATCGGCTCGCTCAGGCTTTCGCCCGACGGATCGCTCCTTGCCTTCGTGAGCAAACGCGACGACCACAGCTTCATCGGCGTCTACGATCTGCGAGCCAAATCGCTGATCTATCTTGACCCAAGCACGGACGACGACATCGCTCCCGCATGGTCGCCCGAGAGCGACCAGATCGCCTACATCCGCACCGCGACCGGGAACGACGACTACGAATTCGCCCCCAGCCGCACGGCCGCGCTGCCCTGGTCGATCCGGATCGCCGACCCCAAGACTGGCCGCAGCCGCGAACTCTGGAAGGCAGCCGCCGGACAGGGCAGCGTCTTTCGTCCGCTCGCCTCTTCCGATCAGCTTTTCTGGACCGCAGGCAACCGCATCGTCTTTCCCAGCGAGCTTGACGGCTGGCTGCACCTCTACGCTCTCCCTGTCTCCGGCGGCATACCTGCGCTGGCCACTCCCAGCGAGTTTGAGGTCGAGCACGTGGCTCTCAGCGAGGACCGCAAGACTCTGGTTTACTCTTCGAACCAGGACGACATCGACCGCAGACATATCTGGAAACTCTCTCTTTCCGACTCGAATCCAGACTCGGGCATCGCCAAACCAATCGCGATCACCAGCGGCGATGGCATTGAAGTGGAGCCTGTAGTCGCCAGCGATGACAAGACAGTTTTCCTCCTTCGCTCCGACGCTCGCCTGCCGCTCCGCGTAGCTTCCGTTACGGAATCCGGCACACTCGCCGATCTCGACCCTCAAGCGATCCCGAAAGACTTTCCCGCCAGCCAACTCGTCGTCCCGCAGCAGGTAATCCTGTCTTCCGCCGACGGCATGATGATTCACGGACAGCTCTTCCTCCCGCCTGCAGGTAGCGAAGGCAAGCATCCCGCACTGGTCTTCTTCCACGGCGGCTCGCGGCGGCAGATGCTGCTCGGCTGGCATTACATGCAGTACTACAACAACTCCTACGGAATGAATCAATATCTGGCCAGCAAAGGCTACGTAGTGCTTTCAGTGAACTACCGCAGCGGCATCGGCTATGGGCTCAACTTTCGCGAGGCGCTCAACTACGGAGCCGCGGGCGCGAGCGAGTTCAACGACGTCCTCGGCGCGGGTCTATACCTGCGCAGCCGCTCCGATGTCGATCCCGCGCGCATCGGCTCCTGGGGCGGCAGCTATGGAGGCTATCTGACGGCGCTGGCACTCGCCCGCGCTTCTGATCTCTTCGCAGCCGGAGTGGATTTCCACGGCGTTCACGACTGGAACATCGAACTAGGCAACTGGAACACGGCCTTCGATCCCAACGCCGACCCCAATCGCGCACGTGTCGCTTATGAGTCCTCGCCAGTCGCTTCTGTCTCGACATGGCGCTCGCCGGTGCTCCTGATTCACGGCGACGATGACCGCAACGTGCAGTTTTCGCAGACACCCAAGCTGGCCGGGATGCTGCGCAAGCAAAACGTGCACATCGAGGAACTCATCTTCCCCGATGAAATTCACGACTTCCTCCTGCATCGGGACTGGCTGAAAGCCTACGACGCCGAAACGGATTTCTTTGCGCGCTATCTCAAGCCTTGA
- a CDS encoding cupin: MDRRRFNTLLAMAGAGMGTRAFAAESAPEVLRLSRNGWMPNNEVLPVLLYRGAFAPSSDMASAMEAAFERNGWPPQWRNGVYDFHHYHSTAHEVLGFARGWGRLVLGGEGGHELVVKTGDVALLPAGTGHCRLEASPDFLVIGAYPTGETWDVCRSAPDEAALERMRKVVFPQSDPVSGVGGPLMKHWRVA, from the coding sequence ATGGATCGAAGACGATTTAATACATTGCTGGCGATGGCGGGTGCCGGGATGGGAACTCGTGCATTTGCGGCAGAAAGCGCTCCGGAAGTCCTGCGCCTTTCGCGTAATGGCTGGATGCCAAACAACGAAGTGCTGCCCGTGCTGCTGTACCGTGGCGCTTTCGCGCCGAGCAGCGATATGGCCTCCGCGATGGAGGCTGCTTTCGAGCGGAACGGCTGGCCTCCGCAATGGCGCAACGGCGTCTACGACTTTCACCACTACCACTCGACGGCGCACGAAGTACTGGGGTTTGCGCGTGGCTGGGGCCGATTGGTGCTTGGCGGCGAAGGCGGCCATGAACTGGTCGTCAAGACCGGCGATGTTGCCCTGTTGCCAGCCGGCACAGGACACTGTCGGCTTGAGGCGAGTCCTGATTTTCTTGTGATTGGCGCTTATCCGACGGGCGAAACCTGGGATGTCTGCCGCAGTGCTCCGGATGAGGCGGCCCTGGAACGGATGCGCAAGGTCGTCTTTCCGCAGTCGGATCCGGTCAGCGGAGTTGGCGGTCCGCTGATGAAGCATTGGCGCGTCGCGTAG
- a CDS encoding carbohydrate kinase family protein, whose product MTESSPIGLVDLVGVGLNATDTLIPLASYPERGSKMEYRSETILPGGQVASTVVACQHWGLRTRYVGKLGDDAAAALHHAAFDREGVETRIVTVPGGVSPQSLILVEGSGERTVLNRRDDRLVLQPEELTRDWIVRARALHVDGHDTAAAILAAGWAREAGIPVVADLDELYPGVEVLLEKIDYLIVSRDFPCRLMDEADLETALRGMRERHGSILAAATLGQDGVLAWDGERFHHTPAYCVPVVDTTGAGDIFHAGFIYGLLQGWSLDRQLDFACAAAALNCTAAGARGGIATTGEIETLMATGIRHDSAFHGAYPVSISKKLADSVLDPAPYAAARR is encoded by the coding sequence ATGACCGAATCGTCTCCGATTGGCCTGGTGGATCTGGTTGGCGTTGGACTGAACGCCACCGACACGCTGATTCCCCTGGCAAGCTATCCCGAACGTGGCTCCAAGATGGAATATCGCTCGGAAACGATCCTACCGGGCGGCCAGGTCGCCTCCACGGTCGTGGCATGCCAGCACTGGGGCCTGCGCACACGGTATGTCGGCAAGCTCGGCGATGATGCTGCTGCGGCCTTGCACCACGCGGCTTTTGACCGCGAGGGAGTCGAAACGCGGATTGTGACTGTGCCCGGAGGCGTCAGCCCGCAGTCGTTGATTCTGGTGGAGGGTTCGGGCGAGCGGACGGTGCTCAATCGGCGCGATGACCGGCTTGTTCTGCAACCGGAGGAACTGACGCGTGATTGGATTGTGCGGGCCCGTGCGCTTCACGTGGATGGCCACGACACCGCCGCTGCGATACTCGCCGCTGGCTGGGCTCGCGAGGCCGGCATACCTGTCGTTGCCGACCTCGACGAGCTCTATCCCGGCGTTGAAGTCCTGCTCGAAAAAATCGACTATCTCATCGTCAGCCGTGATTTTCCCTGCCGGTTGATGGATGAGGCCGATCTTGAGACCGCGCTGCGCGGCATGCGGGAGCGCCATGGCTCCATTCTTGCCGCCGCGACGCTGGGGCAGGATGGCGTGCTGGCCTGGGATGGAGAGCGCTTCCACCACACGCCCGCGTATTGTGTGCCTGTGGTCGACACCACCGGCGCTGGAGACATCTTCCATGCCGGGTTTATCTACGGGCTCTTGCAAGGCTGGTCTCTTGATCGCCAGCTCGATTTTGCGTGCGCGGCCGCCGCGCTGAACTGCACTGCGGCCGGTGCGAGGGGTGGAATCGCGACGACAGGCGAGATCGAAACTCTCATGGCAACTGGTATCCGGCACGATTCGGCATTCCACGGCGCATATCCTGTGAGCATTTCCAAAAAGCTCGCGGATTCTGTGCTCGATCCGGCGCCGTATGCGGCTGCGCGCCGCTAA
- a CDS encoding DUF4145 domain-containing protein, whose translation MAIEIDRLRELLLKMADENAPGREFSAAIADLARTGRFANLGQVLPPVVYDELWDRYQRDPVGFIEQWENLAHEMQHGFIQHARQRLTSLTRLQQADSRFTPAWKSIQRALDSRQNDLLRAAVAAEFLDLVEPAVARATHLRECVVASASSEEADRYLDEATRCYFFALFTACAVMCRSVLEEAIKQKLPDELRRLIRSRYRNTPTLGNLLHEINNNLLATGIAPDFPRLANQVNDVGKKAVHQGLLSEDEARGCLQNAREALQMLLQR comes from the coding sequence ATGGCGATTGAGATTGATCGTCTGAGAGAGCTGCTCCTGAAGATGGCCGACGAGAACGCCCCGGGACGGGAGTTCTCCGCAGCCATCGCGGATCTGGCGCGCACGGGCCGCTTCGCCAACCTCGGGCAGGTTCTCCCACCCGTAGTCTATGACGAGCTCTGGGACCGCTATCAGCGCGATCCCGTCGGATTCATCGAGCAGTGGGAGAATCTTGCGCACGAGATGCAGCATGGTTTCATCCAGCATGCGCGCCAACGACTCACCTCTCTCACCCGGCTGCAGCAGGCGGACAGCCGATTTACTCCAGCATGGAAGTCGATCCAGCGCGCCCTCGATTCCCGGCAGAATGACCTGCTGCGCGCCGCCGTAGCTGCGGAATTCCTCGACCTGGTCGAGCCGGCCGTGGCACGCGCCACGCACTTGCGCGAATGCGTCGTCGCCTCAGCCTCATCGGAGGAAGCCGACCGGTATCTGGATGAAGCGACACGCTGTTATTTCTTTGCCCTCTTTACCGCCTGCGCCGTCATGTGCCGATCGGTCTTGGAGGAAGCGATCAAGCAGAAGCTTCCCGATGAACTGCGCAGGCTGATTCGTTCCCGCTACCGGAACACGCCGACGCTCGGCAATCTACTGCATGAAATCAACAACAACCTGCTTGCGACCGGCATTGCCCCGGATTTCCCACGCCTGGCCAATCAGGTCAACGACGTAGGAAAGAAGGCTGTCCATCAGGGACTGCTGTCAGAAGATGAAGCGCGCGGATGCCTGCAAAATGCCCGGGAAGCCCTGCAAATGCTGTTGCAACGATAG
- a CDS encoding RidA family protein: MSQAPESTTRSIVATNEAPRAIGPYSQGVRAGNLLFTSGQIALDPETQQVVTGGIAEQTTQVFANLKAILEAGGSSFSQVVKATVFLKNFDDFAAMNAIYADHLAAAGSQPPARTTVEVSRLPKDVLVEIDLVAIVTAD; this comes from the coding sequence ATGAGCCAAGCGCCTGAAAGCACGACCCGAAGCATCGTCGCAACCAACGAAGCCCCGCGAGCCATCGGCCCCTATTCCCAGGGCGTGCGCGCGGGAAACCTGCTCTTCACTTCCGGCCAGATCGCGCTCGACCCCGAGACACAGCAGGTTGTCACCGGAGGCATCGCCGAGCAGACAACCCAGGTCTTCGCCAATCTCAAGGCAATTCTCGAGGCCGGCGGCAGCAGCTTCTCGCAAGTCGTCAAAGCCACCGTCTTCCTCAAGAACTTCGACGACTTCGCGGCCATGAACGCCATCTACGCCGACCATCTCGCCGCCGCAGGCTCCCAGCCGCCAGCCCGCACCACAGTTGAAGTCTCCCGCCTGCCCAAGGACGTGCTCGTCGAAATCGATCTCGTAGCCATCGTCACCGCCGATTGA
- a CDS encoding RNA polymerase sigma factor — protein MNLNPIAADPHRPDSGVARRSLHSLIEGSASSHSSENVAMDVAAVERVLAGDVKAFAAIVERWQGPLINMAWRYCHDWVRAEEMAQEAFLRIWRGLGKWRREGSFSTWLFSVAANVYRTELKRIPPVSLSYDQLPERSQPFHAFVQDAELDGAARDEAVRRAVFALPVKYREPLILYYFHEMDLTAASATMGLPEGTMKARLSRAREMLRQRFPQLREQTAGSGARPENGGKR, from the coding sequence GTGAATCTGAATCCCATCGCCGCAGATCCTCACCGGCCCGACTCCGGAGTCGCCCGGCGGTCGCTCCACTCCTTGATCGAAGGCTCCGCATCCTCGCACTCCTCCGAGAATGTCGCAATGGATGTCGCAGCCGTGGAACGCGTACTGGCTGGGGATGTCAAAGCCTTTGCGGCAATCGTAGAACGCTGGCAGGGACCGCTGATCAACATGGCGTGGCGTTACTGTCATGATTGGGTGCGCGCGGAAGAGATGGCTCAAGAGGCATTCCTTCGCATCTGGCGCGGGCTTGGCAAATGGCGGCGCGAGGGTAGCTTTTCGACCTGGCTCTTCTCCGTCGCAGCCAATGTTTACCGCACCGAACTGAAACGTATCCCGCCAGTCAGCCTCTCCTACGATCAACTCCCGGAGCGTTCCCAACCCTTTCACGCATTCGTCCAGGACGCCGAGTTGGACGGCGCAGCCAGGGATGAAGCGGTGCGACGCGCCGTCTTTGCACTGCCGGTCAAGTACCGGGAGCCTTTGATCTTGTACTACTTTCATGAAATGGACCTGACGGCGGCTTCGGCGACCATGGGACTTCCCGAAGGTACGATGAAGGCAAGGCTTTCGAGGGCGAGAGAGATGCTCCGGCAGCGCTTCCCGCAACTGCGAGAGCAGACGGCAGGATCAGGCGCCCGACCGGAGAACGGAGGAAAGCGATGA
- a CDS encoding DUF6600 domain-containing protein, whose protein sequence is MNHFSLAQTLLLAGALAGMALVATPSRAQNDPPMGSARLAHLGGNVSIQPYGVDDWGQAYSNMPASAGDRIFTDQSGMGELQAAQIRAYFGANSDLTLVNLDYISVNLGVGQGSFNIFSDGFEPGHGFSVQTPNGAITVATRAGFRVDVYPDQQTTIITNYPNESVLTLNGGGGFYMTLPPGQSIQLTGTNPVYAQPLQPAEPDGFEHWSSALETHRFNSISARYVSPEMPGYDELDAAGDWQPESDYGPIWFPRVEAGWAPYHYGHWVHIPFFGWSWVADEPWGAAPFHYGRWVVVGGRWGWIPGPREGHPVWSPAQVVFAGGVSFGGGGVSVWFPLGPGEPYKPWYPCSPQYVDRINITNIHESRVVHVQTTYVNVVNVTNVTNITYVNRTVGVTAMRQEDFAAGKSTRAVAAVKIEPQQLAHIQPAAPAAQPPARPVILHPIAKPAAAPQQRPVLINNKGQQAVAAPNAKPVAVPVKAVPPAPKPIPGHAAIGTPTVGGKPVAPAAPVAAKPAPPAAKSPAPAAAPERGTAPPVKPAPTPAIKPEPAAPTAKAPAPPTVRPPAPAAAAPLKETPSAKAPAPAAPEKATAPLAKPTPAPTTKPAPAAKPVPAAPETKPAPTTGAKPAPTANNAKKKPEPAKKDEKKEEEKKPE, encoded by the coding sequence GTGAACCACTTTTCCCTTGCTCAGACTCTGCTCCTAGCCGGCGCGCTTGCCGGAATGGCGCTCGTTGCTACTCCGTCGCGTGCACAAAACGATCCCCCGATGGGATCAGCCCGTCTCGCTCATCTTGGAGGAAATGTCTCAATCCAACCCTATGGTGTCGATGATTGGGGACAAGCCTATTCCAACATGCCAGCCTCTGCGGGTGACCGCATCTTCACCGACCAGAGCGGTATGGGCGAGCTACAGGCAGCCCAGATACGCGCCTATTTCGGCGCCAACTCCGACTTGACCCTGGTCAATCTCGACTACATATCCGTGAATCTCGGCGTGGGGCAGGGCTCCTTCAACATCTTCAGTGATGGGTTTGAGCCCGGTCACGGATTCTCCGTCCAGACCCCGAACGGCGCAATCACGGTAGCAACCAGGGCCGGGTTTCGCGTGGACGTCTATCCCGATCAGCAGACCACCATCATCACCAACTATCCCAACGAGAGCGTGCTCACGCTCAATGGCGGTGGCGGCTTCTATATGACTTTGCCGCCAGGGCAATCGATCCAGCTCACCGGCACCAACCCCGTCTACGCACAACCATTGCAACCAGCGGAACCGGACGGTTTTGAGCACTGGAGCAGCGCCCTCGAAACGCACCGCTTCAATTCCATCTCGGCCCGCTACGTAAGCCCGGAGATGCCAGGCTATGACGAACTCGATGCTGCCGGAGATTGGCAGCCGGAATCCGACTACGGTCCCATCTGGTTCCCGCGTGTCGAGGCCGGCTGGGCTCCATATCATTACGGGCACTGGGTCCACATTCCGTTCTTCGGCTGGTCGTGGGTTGCCGATGAACCCTGGGGCGCCGCGCCATTCCACTATGGCCGCTGGGTTGTGGTCGGCGGACGCTGGGGTTGGATTCCCGGCCCGCGCGAAGGGCATCCCGTTTGGTCTCCCGCGCAGGTAGTCTTTGCTGGAGGCGTCTCATTCGGCGGCGGCGGAGTATCCGTCTGGTTCCCGCTCGGCCCGGGAGAGCCCTACAAGCCCTGGTATCCGTGCAGCCCCCAATACGTCGATCGGATCAACATCACCAACATCCATGAGTCGCGGGTCGTTCACGTGCAGACCACCTACGTCAACGTCGTGAACGTAACCAATGTGACGAACATTACTTACGTCAACCGCACAGTTGGCGTAACCGCCATGCGGCAGGAGGATTTTGCCGCGGGCAAATCGACAAGAGCAGTAGCCGCTGTCAAGATCGAACCGCAACAACTGGCTCATATCCAGCCGGCTGCACCGGCTGCCCAGCCCCCCGCGCGGCCCGTTATTCTGCACCCGATAGCCAAGCCAGCCGCCGCGCCGCAGCAGCGTCCCGTGCTGATCAATAACAAGGGGCAGCAGGCGGTTGCCGCTCCCAATGCCAAGCCAGTGGCCGTTCCTGTGAAAGCCGTGCCACCGGCTCCGAAGCCGATCCCTGGGCACGCTGCAATCGGAACGCCAACTGTAGGCGGCAAACCGGTTGCGCCCGCCGCGCCGGTTGCAGCCAAACCAGCGCCACCGGCAGCCAAGTCCCCCGCACCGGCAGCTGCGCCTGAAAGGGGAACGGCTCCGCCCGTCAAACCGGCACCTACGCCAGCAATCAAACCCGAACCGGCAGCTCCTACCGCAAAGGCTCCGGCTCCGCCCACGGTCAGACCGCCAGCGCCGGCAGCCGCTGCGCCTCTAAAGGAAACGCCGTCGGCAAAGGCACCGGCTCCGGCTGCGCCTGAAAAGGCAACGGCTCCGCTCGCGAAGCCGACACCGGCGCCAACAACCAAACCTGCGCCGGCAGCCAAACCAGTGCCAGCCGCTCCGGAAACAAAGCCTGCTCCTACAACAGGGGCTAAACCTGCTCCAACGGCTAACAACGCCAAGAAGAAGCCGGAACCAGCGAAGAAAGACGAGAAGAAAGAAGAGGAAAAGAAACCGGAATAG
- the pyrR gene encoding bifunctional pyr operon transcriptional regulator/uracil phosphoribosyltransferase PyrR, with amino-acid sequence MSETPETKQPVLREKGRLMSASEIERTLVRLAHQIVEKTNASEGLALVGIKRRGVPLAERLATLIGGIVKHPVQTGVLDIQFYRDDLSTHGVRPVVREGELGLDVNDRDVILCDDVLYTGRTIRAALDALFAHGRPRRVQLAVLIDRGHRELPIEATYIGKHVPTSSREIIEVKFREVDHDEQVLLVEKVD; translated from the coding sequence ATGAGCGAAACACCGGAAACAAAGCAACCAGTACTGCGCGAAAAAGGCCGTTTGATGTCCGCGTCAGAGATCGAGAGGACGCTGGTACGCCTGGCCCATCAGATTGTCGAAAAAACCAATGCCAGCGAAGGCCTGGCTCTTGTCGGAATCAAGCGCCGCGGCGTACCGCTGGCAGAGCGGCTTGCAACTCTGATTGGCGGCATCGTAAAGCATCCGGTGCAGACCGGCGTACTCGATATTCAGTTCTACCGCGACGATCTGAGCACGCACGGTGTGCGCCCTGTGGTCCGCGAAGGCGAATTGGGTCTGGATGTGAACGACCGCGATGTGATTCTGTGCGACGACGTGCTGTACACGGGCCGCACGATCCGCGCCGCACTGGACGCGCTCTTCGCCCATGGCCGTCCCCGCCGGGTGCAACTGGCTGTGCTCATCGACCGGGGACACCGCGAACTACCCATTGAAGCCACGTACATCGGCAAGCACGTACCTACCAGCAGCCGCGAGATTATCGAGGTGAAATTTCGCGAAGTCGATCACGACGAACAGGTGCTGCTTGTGGAGAAAGTCGACTAA
- a CDS encoding aspartate carbamoyltransferase catalytic subunit — protein sequence MSLKAVSARPIIVPPELPANISASSAGVTGSVLSASDLTLEAVSEILAQATLLEREDPIQRAQRLAKRRIALLFYESSTRTRTSFELAAKGLGADTTLVSSLSSSIEKGETLKDTGLTLRALGAEAIILRHPSSGSPWLLERETQLPVLNAGDGMHEHPSQALLDLRTILAHLRPGIEAVTAETLAGVTVAITGDILHSRVARSNMTLLPKLGARVILCGPRELLPEIAAQTGPGVEIERDFTRALQQSQVVMMLRIQAERLAGLQLDLEEYKAGYQLTEERLAKHAPKALVMHPGPIIRGLELTGEVADGPQSLILEQVRHGVAIRMALVQRALTAQVRKGAGA from the coding sequence ATGTCACTGAAGGCCGTTTCTGCCCGCCCTATCATCGTTCCGCCGGAACTACCGGCAAATATTTCAGCCTCTTCCGCCGGGGTAACCGGGTCGGTGCTCTCCGCGAGCGACCTTACTCTTGAAGCGGTGAGCGAAATCCTTGCTCAGGCCACGCTGTTGGAGCGCGAGGACCCGATCCAACGCGCGCAGCGGCTGGCCAAGCGCCGCATCGCGCTGCTCTTTTACGAATCGTCGACGCGCACGCGCACCAGTTTTGAGCTTGCCGCGAAGGGGCTGGGCGCGGATACGACCCTAGTTTCAAGCCTCTCGTCGAGCATCGAAAAAGGCGAGACGCTGAAGGATACTGGGCTCACGCTGCGCGCGCTGGGAGCCGAGGCCATTATTCTGCGTCATCCTTCGTCGGGTTCTCCGTGGCTGCTGGAGCGCGAAACCCAACTGCCGGTGTTGAACGCCGGGGACGGGATGCATGAGCATCCGTCGCAGGCATTGCTCGATCTGCGCACGATTCTGGCGCATCTGCGGCCTGGCATCGAAGCGGTGACGGCGGAGACGCTGGCTGGCGTTACGGTCGCCATCACTGGCGATATTCTGCACAGCCGCGTGGCGCGCAGCAACATGACTCTGCTGCCTAAGCTGGGCGCGCGGGTAATTCTTTGCGGCCCAAGGGAATTGCTGCCTGAGATTGCTGCGCAAACCGGACCAGGCGTCGAAATCGAGCGCGATTTCACTCGGGCGCTTCAACAATCGCAGGTGGTGATGATGCTTCGCATTCAAGCCGAACGGCTGGCCGGGTTGCAATTGGATCTTGAAGAATACAAGGCCGGTTATCAGCTTACCGAGGAGCGGCTTGCCAAGCACGCGCCGAAGGCGTTGGTGATGCATCCTGGGCCAATCATTCGCGGGCTGGAGCTGACCGGTGAAGTCGCGGACGGGCCGCAATCGTTGATTCTCGAGCAGGTGCGTCATGGTGTCGCAATCCGAATGGCGCTTGTACAGCGAGCTTTAACGGCGCAAGTGCGAAAAGGGGCAGGCGCATGA